The Altererythrobacter sp. CAU 1644 genome has a window encoding:
- a CDS encoding limonene-1,2-epoxide hydrolase family protein translates to MGGIAGVTQDQTPEAVVRAFVDAWRGPDLDRVCALLGEDIAYHNIPMEPLTGKPSVEGYLRAAGPFEESDWELLHIAAVGEHVLTERVDRMLVGGKRIALPLMGIFRVSGGLIREWRDYFDLAMYRAQMG, encoded by the coding sequence ATGGGAGGAATAGCGGGCGTGACGCAGGATCAGACACCGGAAGCTGTGGTGCGCGCCTTTGTCGACGCCTGGCGTGGTCCCGATCTCGACCGCGTCTGCGCGCTGCTGGGCGAGGACATTGCCTATCACAACATTCCGATGGAGCCGCTGACAGGCAAACCGTCGGTGGAGGGCTATCTTCGTGCAGCCGGGCCGTTCGAGGAAAGCGACTGGGAATTGCTGCACATTGCCGCGGTGGGCGAGCATGTCCTCACCGAGCGGGTCGACAGGATGTTGGTTGGCGGCAAGCGGATCGCGCTGCCGCTGATGGGCATTTTTCGGGTATCGGGCGGGTTGATCCGCGAATGGCGCGACTATTTCGACCTCGCCATGTATCGTGCCCAGATGGGTTGA
- a CDS encoding VOC family protein codes for MRPPSSTPERQHFVQVAYHVADIDEAMPRFARMMGIGPFLVRRHIGLEPVSYRGEPSALDISAAHAQAGPLQIELVMQHCSNRSAFRDMYAASEEGLHHLALFPENYDAMIAHYRAQGHEVATELVTPEKRGAAHIDTTAALGHMVEVYRVNETLYDFYRAVADAARDWEGETIAIEV; via the coding sequence TTGCGACCGCCGTCGAGCACGCCTGAGCGTCAGCACTTCGTGCAAGTCGCCTACCACGTCGCGGATATCGACGAGGCGATGCCGCGTTTCGCGCGAATGATGGGGATCGGACCCTTCCTCGTGCGGCGTCACATCGGGCTCGAGCCGGTGAGCTATCGCGGAGAGCCCAGCGCGCTCGATATCAGCGCGGCGCATGCCCAGGCTGGTCCGCTTCAGATCGAGCTGGTCATGCAGCATTGCAGCAACCGCTCGGCATTTCGCGATATGTATGCGGCCAGCGAGGAAGGGCTTCACCACCTCGCGCTGTTCCCCGAAAACTACGACGCGATGATCGCGCATTATCGCGCGCAGGGTCACGAGGTCGCGACCGAGCTGGTGACGCCCGAGAAGCGCGGCGCAGCCCATATCGATACCACCGCCGCACTCGGCCACATGGTCGAGGTCTACCGCGTCAACGAAACGCTCTACGATTTCTATCGAGCCGTCGCCGATGCCGCGCGCGATTGGGAAGGCGAAACCATCGCGATCGAGGTTTGA
- a CDS encoding 2-keto-4-pentenoate hydratase, protein MDSNADTIADKLFVAWRDRQAIDCEPELAASRDVDRGRAIQAALNALFVKAGRKPIGWKLGLTSQTALDMFGASEPMIGVIYADTMLEDGASLPPGAVISPRIEGEILLELASVPQAGASNAELVASLASVSAAYEIADSRFLGWPRAIGGATADNACCGWLMRAPQSVAPADADFENTTMVITANGATISEGRASACLGSVLQVYRWFVVDSHRRGRQLQAGDIILTGAMGPAIAMEASATYHLECPGLGEARLEFGGAA, encoded by the coding sequence ATGGATAGCAACGCCGACACTATCGCCGACAAGCTGTTCGTGGCCTGGCGCGACCGGCAAGCGATCGACTGCGAGCCCGAACTTGCCGCATCGCGCGACGTCGACCGGGGGCGCGCGATCCAGGCCGCGCTTAACGCGCTGTTCGTAAAGGCCGGACGCAAGCCGATCGGCTGGAAGCTCGGCCTTACGTCACAGACCGCGCTCGACATGTTCGGCGCGAGCGAGCCGATGATCGGGGTAATCTATGCCGACACCATGCTGGAAGATGGCGCGAGCCTGCCCCCCGGCGCCGTGATCAGCCCCCGGATCGAGGGCGAGATACTGCTCGAACTCGCATCCGTGCCACAAGCCGGGGCAAGCAATGCCGAGCTTGTCGCCTCGCTCGCTTCGGTCAGCGCGGCCTATGAAATCGCGGATTCACGTTTCCTCGGCTGGCCGCGCGCGATCGGCGGGGCGACGGCGGACAATGCCTGCTGCGGTTGGCTGATGCGTGCGCCGCAATCGGTCGCTCCAGCGGACGCCGATTTCGAAAATACGACCATGGTGATCACCGCGAATGGCGCGACGATCAGCGAAGGACGCGCCTCGGCCTGTCTTGGCAGCGTGCTCCAAGTCTATCGCTGGTTCGTCGTGGACTCGCACCGGCGCGGGCGGCAACTGCAGGCGGGCGACATCATTCTGACCGGCGCGATGGGTCCGGCGATCGCGATGGAAGCTTCCGCGACCTATCACCTCGAATGTCCGGGCCTGGGCGAGGCAAGGCTCGAGTTCGGAGGCGCTGCTTGA
- a CDS encoding MFS transporter — protein sequence MSGAAGWQELRGGWTLLVACAVGVGLSAIALPFYAIGPLTRPIEADLGWARADIQLAILFSSGLGALTAPVTGWMIDSFGARVVALPSIIGVSLGLLIASSATTLTIFYLGFAASAILGAGTNPVLWSRVVSGSFEKARGAALGLALVGTALVALLLPSFIVVLVEYGGWRFALRGAALLPVALALPLVWLWLRTDPNNAAGGDSARNLTGLSLGEALRSYRFWVLSLSILLGYLAISGTLTNLVPALIDRGIEAQAAAAFAGAIGIAMIPGRILVGFVVDRIWAPGVATVVLLLPAAASYILRDATDPTTLLIACALLGLAAGAELDLLAFLTARYFGLAHYSKIYALAYAALATGSATAPFLFATVHDRTGSYDASFMVAAGFFAIAALLMPLLGRYPKFEQDTEGPVGGTR from the coding sequence TTGAGCGGCGCCGCTGGCTGGCAGGAGCTGAGGGGCGGATGGACGCTGCTGGTCGCCTGCGCGGTCGGCGTGGGCCTGAGCGCCATCGCCCTCCCCTTCTACGCCATCGGACCGCTAACCCGCCCGATCGAAGCGGACCTTGGCTGGGCTCGGGCGGATATCCAGCTCGCCATCCTGTTCAGCTCGGGCCTCGGTGCGCTCACCGCGCCGGTCACCGGCTGGATGATCGACAGTTTCGGCGCGCGCGTTGTCGCGCTGCCATCGATCATCGGCGTGTCGCTCGGCCTGCTGATCGCTTCTTCCGCTACGACGCTGACCATATTCTATCTCGGCTTCGCCGCCAGCGCGATCCTGGGAGCAGGCACCAATCCGGTGCTGTGGTCGCGCGTTGTCTCGGGCAGTTTCGAGAAAGCGCGCGGCGCCGCGCTCGGCCTCGCGCTCGTCGGCACGGCGCTGGTTGCGCTGCTGCTCCCCAGCTTCATCGTCGTGCTGGTCGAATATGGCGGCTGGCGCTTTGCGCTTCGGGGTGCCGCCCTCCTGCCGGTCGCCCTAGCCCTCCCGCTGGTGTGGCTCTGGTTGCGTACCGACCCGAACAATGCCGCAGGGGGCGATTCAGCGCGCAATCTCACCGGACTTTCCCTCGGCGAAGCGCTGCGCAGCTACCGGTTCTGGGTACTATCGCTCTCGATCCTGCTAGGTTACCTGGCGATCTCCGGTACGCTGACCAACCTCGTCCCCGCGCTGATCGATCGCGGTATCGAGGCGCAGGCCGCCGCAGCCTTTGCCGGGGCGATCGGCATCGCCATGATCCCCGGGCGCATCCTCGTAGGTTTCGTGGTCGACCGGATATGGGCTCCGGGTGTCGCGACGGTCGTCCTGCTTCTTCCCGCTGCCGCCAGCTACATCTTGCGCGATGCGACCGATCCGACCACGCTGCTCATTGCCTGTGCTCTGCTCGGCCTCGCTGCGGGCGCCGAACTTGACTTGCTCGCGTTCCTCACCGCCCGCTATTTCGGCCTGGCCCACTACTCGAAGATTTATGCGCTCGCCTATGCCGCGTTGGCGACCGGCAGCGCGACCGCGCCATTCCTGTTTGCGACGGTCCACGATCGCACGGGAAGCTACGACGCCAGCTTCATGGTCGCCGCGGGATTCTTTGCTATCGCGGCATTGTTAATGCCCCTACTGGGGCGCTATCCGAAATTCGAGCAAGACACAGAAGGCCCTGTGGGGGGAACCCGATGA
- a CDS encoding MarR family winged helix-turn-helix transcriptional regulator encodes MSGTDTKIALPPLMERVSFLTHRLNAQMARVCNPYFQTWGVDLVMSRMMVVVLEHGPLPAGEIVRFMALPQSTISHQIKRLEKLGYVEREQGKQDSRVRMVSLTSNGREVALQANKLSEQVVGLLMESIGEENIETVRAALKRADLALQSFKLKED; translated from the coding sequence ATGAGCGGAACCGATACCAAAATAGCATTGCCGCCGCTGATGGAGCGTGTCTCGTTCCTCACGCACCGATTGAATGCGCAAATGGCGCGGGTCTGCAACCCCTACTTCCAGACCTGGGGCGTCGACCTGGTGATGTCGCGCATGATGGTTGTCGTGCTGGAACACGGCCCTCTGCCGGCCGGAGAAATCGTGCGGTTCATGGCCCTGCCCCAATCGACGATCTCGCATCAGATCAAGCGGCTCGAAAAGCTCGGTTATGTCGAGCGCGAACAGGGCAAGCAGGATTCACGCGTGCGCATGGTTTCGCTCACCAGCAACGGGCGTGAGGTTGCCTTGCAGGCGAACAAGCTCAGCGAGCAGGTTGTCGGCCTGCTGATGGAATCGATCGGAGAAGAAAATATCGAAACCGTCCGTGCCGCGCTCAAGCGGGCCGATCTCGCCTTGCAAAGCTTCAAATTGAAGGAAGATTGA
- a CDS encoding nuclear transport factor 2 family protein, whose protein sequence is MSRHQENIALAQSVYDCGFASDWAKLETLLCDDFEIVEPAGLSFGGAYRGKDALERVFGSVLGALQPRDVQLKSMTANESQVVSLLDLVFDSDDGDFIMPVAELFEIEGGKIKRMLPYFYDTAVLDRFLRDRAKD, encoded by the coding sequence TTGTCGCGTCACCAGGAGAACATTGCTCTCGCCCAGAGCGTCTATGATTGCGGGTTCGCGAGCGACTGGGCGAAACTGGAAACGCTGCTCTGCGACGATTTCGAGATCGTCGAACCGGCGGGGCTCTCCTTCGGTGGTGCCTATCGCGGCAAAGATGCGCTTGAGAGAGTGTTCGGCTCGGTGCTTGGGGCGCTGCAGCCGCGCGATGTCCAGCTCAAGTCGATGACAGCCAATGAAAGCCAAGTGGTCTCACTGCTCGACCTCGTGTTCGACAGCGATGATGGGGACTTCATCATGCCGGTCGCCGAACTTTTCGAAATCGAGGGTGGCAAGATCAAACGGATGCTGCCCTATTTCTACGACACCGCTGTGCTCGATCGCTTTCTCAGGGATCGCGCGAAGGACTGA
- a CDS encoding XdhC family protein yields MFDAPRILSFLRDSLTRGQRACLVTVTDVTGASVRNPGAHMAVVEDGRFSGSLSGGCIEQAVVGEALKAIEAGMPHRIAYGAGTPIIDIRLPCGGRVDLLFTPLCDPAIVEELLERLDAREAALLALPTGTEPAQLRESGETGWDGEHFLVRHHPPLRLVIAGHGGTVETLVRQAAALDIECCVASPDPLIVEALASGDAQTQLLGRLGEPLGFALDQWTAAAFFFHDHDWETALMAEALASPVFYVGAMGSHATHESRIGLLRDAGAAESAIDRIVAPIGLIPSSRDPETLALSVLVQVVDRYNAVIGAQFSPSRDP; encoded by the coding sequence GTGTTCGACGCGCCGCGCATCCTCTCCTTCCTCAGGGACTCGCTGACACGGGGGCAGCGCGCCTGCCTCGTCACCGTGACCGACGTCACCGGCGCATCGGTGCGCAATCCGGGCGCGCATATGGCGGTGGTAGAGGACGGGAGGTTCTCGGGCTCGCTGTCGGGCGGCTGTATCGAGCAGGCGGTGGTGGGCGAGGCGCTCAAGGCGATCGAGGCCGGGATGCCGCACCGGATCGCATATGGCGCTGGCACACCGATCATCGACATCCGCCTGCCGTGTGGCGGGCGGGTCGACCTGCTGTTCACTCCTCTGTGCGACCCCGCGATCGTCGAGGAATTGCTCGAGCGCCTGGACGCGCGCGAAGCGGCTCTGCTTGCGCTGCCGACCGGAACGGAGCCGGCGCAACTGCGCGAAAGCGGCGAGACCGGCTGGGATGGCGAACATTTCCTCGTGCGCCATCATCCGCCGCTGCGGCTGGTGATCGCGGGCCACGGCGGCACGGTGGAGACACTGGTCAGGCAGGCAGCCGCGCTCGACATCGAATGCTGTGTTGCAAGTCCCGACCCACTGATCGTGGAGGCCCTGGCCTCTGGTGACGCTCAAACGCAGCTGCTGGGGCGGCTGGGCGAGCCGCTCGGCTTTGCGCTCGACCAGTGGACCGCTGCCGCGTTCTTCTTTCACGATCACGACTGGGAAACCGCGTTGATGGCAGAGGCGCTCGCCTCGCCCGTGTTTTACGTGGGCGCGATGGGAAGCCACGCCACGCATGAAAGCAGGATCGGGCTGCTGCGAGATGCAGGCGCCGCGGAAAGCGCGATCGATCGCATCGTCGCGCCGATCGGGCTCATCCCCTCCTCGCGCGATCCGGAAACGCTGGCGCTCTCGGTGCTGGTGCAGGTGGTCGACCGTTACAACGCGGTGATCGGCGCGCAATTCAGTCCTTCGCGCGATCCCTGA
- a CDS encoding CoxG family protein, with protein MEIKGSYHLPCEPQRAWEALNDPELLKSCLKGCERLEKTADDRFEGTVQAKVGPVNARFSGSLTQTEVNAPHGCTMVFEGQGGVAGFAKGQADVSLDAVDGGTQLSYLADAKIGGKLAQMGARLVEGTARSMAEDFFGKFSAALGGDQSAAVEAAPLAKEAPAEPMPEPAASGSGRIWLALVALLVALLAIYWLT; from the coding sequence ATGGAAATCAAGGGTTCCTATCACCTGCCCTGCGAACCGCAGCGCGCCTGGGAAGCGCTCAACGATCCCGAATTGCTCAAATCATGCCTGAAGGGTTGCGAGCGGCTGGAGAAGACCGCCGACGACCGGTTCGAGGGCACGGTCCAAGCCAAGGTCGGCCCGGTCAACGCACGATTCAGTGGCTCGCTCACACAGACCGAGGTCAATGCGCCGCACGGCTGCACCATGGTGTTTGAAGGGCAGGGCGGGGTCGCCGGTTTCGCCAAGGGACAGGCCGATGTGTCGCTCGACGCGGTCGATGGCGGGACGCAGCTGTCCTATCTCGCCGACGCCAAGATCGGCGGCAAGCTGGCGCAAATGGGCGCGCGTTTGGTCGAAGGCACTGCACGCTCGATGGCCGAGGATTTCTTCGGCAAGTTCTCTGCCGCGCTTGGCGGTGATCAGAGCGCGGCAGTTGAAGCGGCGCCACTTGCTAAGGAAGCGCCTGCCGAACCAATGCCCGAGCCGGCGGCTTCGGGTTCTGGCCGTATCTGGCTTGCGCTTGTCGCGCTCCTGGTCGCGCTGCTGGCCATCTACTGGCTGACGTGA
- a CDS encoding FAD binding domain-containing protein produces the protein MYEFTYRRPSSLDEAKRLIAEEDGQALSGGQTLMPVLRARLAMPSMLVDLTRLDELKSVSMEGERIVILGATTHAEVASNPLVHEHCPALAALAGGIGDPQVRHRGTIGGSVANNDPAACYPSACLALDAEIRTDRRTIAARDFFTSMFETALEQGEIVTAVSFPACREAHYEKFPNPASRFALIAVFAARLGGQTRLAVTGGGTGVFRWQGGEGAADQGGDLATASLDEAHFTGDLHASTAYRMHLTRVMAQRALAAIG, from the coding sequence ATGTACGAGTTTACCTATCGCCGCCCCAGTTCGCTCGATGAGGCCAAGAGGCTGATTGCCGAGGAGGACGGACAGGCGCTGTCGGGCGGACAGACGCTGATGCCGGTGCTGCGCGCTCGCCTCGCCATGCCTAGCATGCTCGTCGACCTGACCCGGCTCGACGAGCTCAAGAGCGTGAGCATGGAGGGCGAGCGCATCGTCATCCTTGGTGCGACCACCCATGCGGAAGTAGCGAGCAATCCGTTGGTGCATGAGCATTGTCCGGCACTAGCCGCACTCGCTGGCGGGATCGGCGATCCGCAGGTGCGCCATCGCGGCACAATCGGCGGATCGGTCGCCAATAACGATCCGGCGGCCTGTTATCCCAGTGCCTGCCTTGCGCTCGATGCCGAAATTCGCACCGACCGGCGCACGATTGCGGCGCGCGATTTCTTCACCTCCATGTTCGAAACTGCGCTCGAGCAGGGCGAGATCGTCACGGCGGTGAGCTTCCCCGCCTGCCGCGAGGCGCATTACGAGAAGTTCCCCAATCCCGCCTCGCGCTTCGCGCTGATCGCGGTCTTCGCCGCGCGGCTGGGTGGCCAGACCCGGCTTGCCGTGACGGGTGGCGGCACGGGCGTATTCCGCTGGCAGGGCGGCGAAGGGGCGGCGGACCAGGGCGGCGATCTCGCCACTGCTTCGCTCGACGAGGCGCATTTCACCGGCGATCTCCACGCCAGCACCGCATATCGCATGCATCTCACCCGGGTAATGGCGCAGCGCGCGCTCGCCGCAATCGGCTGA
- a CDS encoding xanthine dehydrogenase family protein molybdopterin-binding subunit: MNIAATSVKFGQSVKRQEDGRFLRGKGKYVDDMILPGQLYAAFVRSPMAHARITGLDIEGASGMPGVRRILTGQELVDAGLPALPCGWAITSRDGVPMKVGVRNALAVDRVRYVGEPVALVIAETQAQARDAAEAVMVDYDDMPALVDVLDATADDATLIHDEIAGNCAFDWELGDAAATESGFAGAAHRVALTLRNNRLVPNAIEPRAINAQWDAGSEELTVYMTHQNPIGMRMFYAAAFGLASEHKLRMVSPDVGGGFGSKAHNYPEEVAVTFASKLVEGPVKWTADRSEAFLTDAHGRDHLTDVELALDAKGRFLALRVDTQANVGGYLSSSGSLVPTYMYATMLSGQYAIPAIHARVRAIYTNTCPVDAYRGAGRPEAAYVIERIVDVAARELGIDPAEIRRRNFIRQFPYQTPVVYEYDSGDYEKTLDAALELADYRGFAGRKAESEARGKLRGLGLAAYVEACGIGPSGKLAKLGGGAGMWESAEVRVHPVGTVEVLTGAHSHGQGHATTFAQIVSDRFGVPIENVSVIQGDTARIQAGTGTYGSRASVGMSATLRACNQIIEKGKKIAAHLMEVDYDAVEFEDGIFSSKDSNVTIAFAEMAFAAHAASGFPTDEIEPGLVATSFFDPPEFTYPAGVYVCEVEIDPDTGTVEVASFCAADDFGNVANPMIVEGQVHGGVTQGIGQALWENALYDPDTGQLMSASFMDYGMPRAGGVPEYKLVFSGTPSPSNPLGMKGCGEAGAIGSPPAIINAVCNALDVRHVDMPATPEKIWRLCQQGEQG, translated from the coding sequence ATGAATATTGCGGCTACCAGCGTGAAATTCGGCCAGTCGGTCAAGCGGCAGGAAGACGGCCGCTTCCTGCGCGGCAAGGGCAAATATGTCGACGACATGATCCTGCCGGGACAGCTCTATGCCGCCTTCGTGCGCTCGCCGATGGCGCATGCGCGGATCACCGGGCTGGATATCGAAGGTGCCTCAGGAATGCCTGGGGTCCGCCGCATCCTGACCGGCCAGGAACTGGTCGACGCGGGCCTGCCCGCGCTGCCTTGCGGCTGGGCGATCACCTCGCGCGATGGAGTGCCAATGAAGGTCGGCGTGCGCAATGCGCTGGCGGTCGACCGCGTCCGCTATGTCGGCGAGCCGGTTGCTCTGGTCATCGCCGAGACGCAGGCGCAGGCGCGCGATGCGGCTGAAGCCGTCATGGTCGATTACGATGACATGCCTGCCCTGGTCGACGTGCTCGATGCAACGGCAGATGACGCGACACTGATCCATGACGAGATAGCCGGAAACTGCGCCTTCGATTGGGAACTGGGCGATGCAGCCGCGACCGAATCCGGTTTCGCCGGAGCTGCGCATCGCGTCGCGCTCACGCTGCGGAACAACCGGCTCGTCCCCAATGCGATAGAGCCGCGCGCAATCAACGCGCAATGGGATGCGGGAAGCGAAGAGCTCACCGTCTACATGACGCATCAGAATCCGATCGGCATGCGCATGTTCTATGCTGCCGCCTTCGGACTGGCATCGGAGCACAAGCTGCGGATGGTTTCGCCCGATGTGGGCGGCGGTTTCGGGTCGAAGGCGCACAACTATCCCGAGGAAGTCGCGGTGACATTCGCATCCAAGCTGGTCGAAGGGCCGGTCAAATGGACCGCCGATCGCAGCGAGGCATTCCTAACCGATGCACATGGCCGCGATCACCTGACCGATGTCGAACTTGCGCTCGATGCCAAGGGCCGCTTTCTTGCGCTCAGGGTCGATACGCAGGCCAATGTCGGCGGCTATCTGTCGAGCTCTGGCTCGCTGGTGCCGACCTACATGTATGCGACCATGCTTTCGGGCCAGTATGCGATCCCGGCTATCCATGCGCGGGTGCGTGCGATCTATACCAACACCTGCCCGGTCGACGCCTATCGCGGCGCCGGGCGACCCGAGGCGGCCTATGTGATCGAACGGATCGTCGATGTCGCCGCGCGCGAGCTCGGAATCGATCCGGCCGAAATCCGGCGGCGCAATTTCATCCGCCAGTTCCCGTACCAGACTCCGGTCGTCTACGAGTATGACTCGGGCGACTATGAGAAGACGCTCGATGCGGCGCTCGAACTCGCCGATTACCGCGGGTTTGCCGGCCGCAAGGCCGAGAGCGAGGCGCGCGGCAAGCTGCGCGGGCTCGGGCTCGCCGCCTATGTCGAGGCCTGCGGCATCGGCCCCTCGGGCAAGCTAGCGAAGCTCGGCGGCGGCGCGGGCATGTGGGAATCGGCCGAGGTACGCGTGCATCCCGTCGGTACGGTCGAAGTGCTCACCGGCGCGCATTCGCATGGTCAGGGCCATGCGACGACTTTCGCGCAGATCGTGTCCGACCGCTTCGGTGTCCCGATCGAGAATGTCTCTGTCATCCAGGGCGATACAGCGCGCATCCAGGCGGGCACCGGCACCTATGGCTCGCGCGCTTCGGTCGGCATGTCTGCGACGCTGCGCGCCTGCAACCAGATCATCGAGAAGGGCAAGAAGATCGCCGCGCATCTGATGGAGGTCGATTACGACGCGGTCGAGTTCGAGGACGGCATTTTCTCGAGCAAGGACAGCAATGTCACCATCGCCTTTGCCGAAATGGCCTTCGCCGCGCATGCCGCATCGGGCTTCCCGACCGACGAGATCGAGCCCGGCCTCGTCGCGACCAGCTTCTTCGATCCGCCCGAGTTCACCTATCCGGCGGGCGTCTATGTGTGCGAAGTAGAGATAGATCCCGACACCGGAACGGTCGAGGTCGCGAGCTTCTGCGCTGCCGACGATTTCGGCAATGTCGCCAACCCGATGATCGTCGAAGGCCAGGTCCACGGCGGGGTGACACAGGGCATCGGACAGGCGCTGTGGGAGAACGCGCTCTACGATCCCGACACCGGCCAGCTGATGTCGGCGAGTTTCATGGACTACGGCATGCCGCGTGCGGGCGGCGTCCCCGAATACAAGCTCGTCTTCAGTGGCACGCCATCGCCGAGCAATCCGCTGGGCATGAAAGGCTGCGGCGAGGCTGGCGCGATTGGTTCGCCGCCCGCGATCATCAATGCGGTCTGCAATGCGCTGGACGTGCGTCATGTCGATATGCCAGCGACGCCGGAGAAGATCTGGCGGCTGTGCCAACAGGGGGAGCAGGGCTGA
- a CDS encoding (2Fe-2S)-binding protein yields the protein MTEISLEVNGRPTKLDLPDNTLLIHALRDHLRLTGAHLGCDTSQCGACTVHVDGKAVKSCAMLAVQADGCSVTTIEGLAKEGEPLHPMQQAFHDNHGLQCGFCTPGMVMVGLDIARRHGKPDPATVREELEGNLCRCTGYQNIIASIVEGASKMEGRP from the coding sequence ATGACCGAAATTTCGCTGGAGGTGAACGGCAGGCCGACAAAGCTCGATCTGCCCGACAACACGCTGCTCATTCATGCTTTGCGCGATCATTTGCGGCTGACAGGCGCGCACTTGGGCTGCGACACAAGCCAGTGCGGTGCTTGCACCGTCCATGTCGACGGCAAGGCGGTGAAGAGCTGCGCCATGCTCGCGGTCCAGGCCGACGGGTGCAGCGTCACCACCATCGAAGGGCTGGCGAAAGAGGGCGAACCGCTCCATCCGATGCAGCAGGCCTTCCATGACAATCACGGGTTGCAATGCGGCTTCTGCACGCCTGGCATGGTGATGGTCGGACTCGATATCGCGCGGCGCCACGGCAAACCCGATCCGGCAACTGTACGCGAGGAACTTGAAGGCAATCTCTGCCGCTGCACAGGCTACCAGAACATCATCGCCTCTATCGTCGAAGGGGCGAGTAAGATGGAGGGCCGGCCATGA
- a CDS encoding nucleotidyltransferase family protein, producing the protein MTGVGHVGLVLLAAGRSRRFGPQDKLAQDWRGKPLARHAADTLAALPFAAHIAVVGEDSRLQLPEQFETVTNPDPALGLSHSIALGVEALLPRHLDACLIALADMPLVPEAHFLALLDGVARSDGDIVATANGDRAQVPAVFGKEHFAALIALTGDQGARELLRTARTIPCDAELLADFDRPEDFARNAD; encoded by the coding sequence ATGACCGGCGTGGGCCACGTGGGATTGGTGCTCCTCGCCGCCGGTCGATCGCGGCGGTTCGGACCGCAGGACAAGCTGGCGCAGGACTGGCGCGGCAAGCCGCTCGCTCGCCATGCCGCCGATACGCTCGCTGCCCTGCCCTTCGCTGCGCATATCGCCGTGGTCGGCGAGGACAGCCGCTTGCAGCTGCCCGAGCAATTCGAAACCGTCACCAATCCCGATCCGGCGCTGGGTTTGTCGCACTCGATCGCGCTGGGGGTCGAGGCGCTGCTGCCGCGCCATCTCGATGCCTGCCTCATTGCGCTGGCCGACATGCCACTGGTGCCTGAGGCCCATTTCCTAGCGCTACTCGATGGCGTTGCTCGCAGCGATGGCGACATCGTCGCCACCGCCAATGGCGATCGGGCCCAGGTTCCAGCGGTGTTCGGCAAAGAGCATTTTGCAGCGCTGATCGCTTTGACCGGCGATCAAGGCGCGCGCGAATTGCTGCGGACGGCCCGCACCATCCCTTGCGACGCGGAGCTTCTGGCCGATTTCGACCGCCCGGAAGACTTCGCCCGTAACGCCGACTGA